A single window of Dermochelys coriacea isolate rDerCor1 chromosome 14, rDerCor1.pri.v4, whole genome shotgun sequence DNA harbors:
- the LOC119842501 gene encoding zinc finger protein 436-like produces MSPKRSKGNVSQNLDQGKSLKSQGRSEAQQQNPSEEREGKATHRGRGVRKRKDTIVRQRTYAGERPNICIECGKSFTQSSDLMNHRRIHTGEKPYKCIDCGKSFSINSNLIRHQRTHTGDRPHSCSDCGKSFTDKSTQTQHQCIHMGEKPYKCIDCGKSFSRSSHHKRRLRSPPGKRQDKCIQRDSAAIGKVKKMKTSKKKTSTIEIPITCAECWQSFSQNSDLVKHMRIHTGEKPYECTHCGKCFNVSSNLIRHQRIHTGEKPYTCSDCGKSFTDKSTLTQHHRIHTGEKPYECIYCGKSFSRSSHHKRHQRTHTGENSVSLLPLWPYPTQAC; encoded by the coding sequence ATGTCTCCAAAACGATCCAAAGGAAACGTGTCTCAGAATCTGGACCAGGGAAAATCCCTTAAGAGTCAGGGCAGGTCAGAAGCACAGCAGCAAAACCcttcagaggagagagagggtAAAGCCACCCACCGTGGGAGAGGCGTGAGGAAACGCAAAGACACCATCGTCCGCCAGAGAACATATGCAGGAGAGAGGCCCAACATCTGCAtcgaatgtgggaaaagcttcacccAGAGCTCAGACCTTATGAATcatcggagaatccacacaggggagaaaccTTATAAATGCATTgactgcgggaaaagcttcagcatCAATTCAAACCTTATCCGTCACCAGAGAACCCATACAGGGGACAGACCCCACAGCTGctctgactgtgggaaaagcttcacagACAAGTCGACCCAGACCCAGCACCAGTGCATCCACATGGGTGAGAAGCCCTATAAATGCatcgactgtgggaaaagcttcagccgCAGCTCCCACCACAAGAGGCGCCTGAGGAGCCCTCCAGGGAAAAGGCAGGACAAATGCATCCAGCGGGACAGCGCTGCCattggaaaggttaaaaaaatgaaaacatcaaAGAAGAAAACCTCGACTATCGAGATCCCAATCACGTGTGCCGAGTGCTGGCAAAGCTTCAGCCAGAACTCGGACCTGGTCAAACATAtgaggatccacacaggagagaaaccctatgaGTGCACTCACTGTGGGAAATGCTTCAATGTCAGTTCAAACCTGATCAGACACCAGAggatccacacgggagagaagccctacacatgctctgactgcgggaaaagcttcactgaCAAATCTACCCTGACCCAGCATCAccggatccacacaggagagaagccttATGAGTGCATttactgtgggaaaagcttcagccgCAGTTCCCACCACAAGAggcatcagagaacccacacaggagagaactCTGTGTCCCTCCTGCCTTTATGGCCGTACCCCACTCAAGCGTGTTAg